TCCGGCTGGAACTGCTGGAGCGCATCCTCGGGCTCAACGGCCACCTCAGCGTCTACGGCGAGGGGCAGACGCTGGAGGACTACGACAAAGTCGCCGAGCGGCTGGCCAAGGTGGCGGGCGTCAGACTGGTCACCCCCATGGTGGAGGGCCAGGTCATGGTGACCGC
This portion of the Pseudomonadota bacterium genome encodes:
- a CDS encoding ABC transporter permease, coding for MVAMRYLRARRQEGFISVIAWFSLLGIALGVATLIIVMSVMNGFRLELLERILGLNGHLSVYGEGQTLEDYDKVAERLAKVAGVRLVTPMVEGQVMVTA